A single genomic interval of Bacteroidales bacterium harbors:
- a CDS encoding response regulator produces MRVLLLEDNPSDAYLTRRSVIQALPDCLIDLATNVKSAKQNLEQTVYDIALLDIRLPDGYGFEVLEKIVAEDLKIPVIMLTGTGDEETAISVLRAGASDYVIKGPGYTSKLPEIIQFALQSYREKLHERSELIHVLYIEHNQVDIDLTTRHLKQYAPFIQLTIVYSAYDALNILRHEKNKEKFSVILLDYRLTDSDAFDFVKTVRQEYCIELPIIMITGHGSEEIAVQAMKIGVNDYLSKSGNYLLRLPTGIINAHQTYILKRKQLELIESERKYRLLAENAADVIFVLDMEFNYQYISPAVKRLRGYEPEEVLRQKMSDVLTPSSIEKAYEVFRAMMASINQAVDKSKIVRILELEMIRKDGSTVWTEVKTSLILDDNGNASGILGVTRDISVRKQTMDELRKLTRAIEQSPVSVVITDLNGSIEYANPKFSEITGYSLEESKGCNPRILKTGYTRDEEYKKLWEQITSGGEWRGEFQNKRKDGSTYWENAIISPIRNSLGEITHFVAVKEDVTEKKQIMNELIIQKEHAEESDRLKTAFIQNISHEIRTPLNAIVGFSSILANSDVPNEKRKEFIKIIENSNDQLLSIISGIINIATLESGIDKIIEKETDLNNVMRNVYAQLKSSKKTPDLVFDPPVLPAKKILLITDPVKLMQVLVNLVGNALKFTSKGYVKFGYSIQDNIVKFFVEDTGIGIPNDMQDLIFQRFRQLDNSSTRKYGGTGLGLALSKGYVSLLGGKISLVSEPGKGSYFSFTIPYKPVLSHGSGHEDIIGQVPRLKTILVAEDELNSYYYIHQLLTMHENRVVRASNGLDAINRCKESLPDLVLMDIKMPVMDGLEATRIIRESHPGLPVIALTAFALEADKKLIMETGFDGFIEKPVKPDKLFEVMMKVLNNIT; encoded by the coding sequence ATGAGAGTTTTACTTCTTGAGGACAATCCAAGTGATGCCTACCTGACAAGGCGAAGCGTCATTCAGGCATTACCCGACTGTTTGATTGACCTGGCAACCAATGTTAAATCAGCAAAGCAAAATCTTGAGCAAACGGTTTATGATATTGCACTACTTGATATAAGGCTGCCTGACGGATATGGATTTGAAGTCCTTGAGAAAATTGTAGCAGAGGATCTTAAAATTCCTGTAATTATGCTGACAGGAACCGGTGATGAAGAAACTGCCATTTCCGTTCTCCGCGCGGGTGCATCGGATTATGTTATAAAAGGACCCGGCTATACTTCAAAACTTCCCGAAATTATTCAGTTTGCTTTACAGAGCTATCGTGAAAAACTGCATGAAAGGTCGGAACTGATCCATGTGTTGTATATTGAACACAACCAGGTTGATATTGACCTCACGACGCGTCATCTGAAACAATACGCTCCTTTTATACAGCTCACTATAGTTTACTCTGCTTATGATGCTTTGAATATTTTAAGGCATGAAAAAAACAAAGAGAAATTCAGCGTTATCCTGCTTGATTACCGGCTTACCGATTCCGACGCCTTTGATTTTGTAAAAACAGTGAGGCAGGAATACTGCATTGAACTGCCTATTATTATGATCACCGGTCATGGCAGCGAAGAAATTGCTGTACAGGCTATGAAGATAGGAGTCAACGACTATCTTTCCAAATCGGGCAACTACCTGTTAAGATTACCGACAGGCATTATCAATGCACATCAAACCTACATTCTTAAACGAAAACAACTTGAGCTCATTGAAAGTGAGCGCAAATACAGGCTCCTTGCAGAAAATGCAGCTGACGTCATCTTTGTACTGGATATGGAATTCAATTACCAGTATATAAGTCCTGCCGTGAAAAGACTTCGCGGTTATGAACCTGAAGAAGTCCTCAGGCAAAAGATGTCGGATGTGCTTACACCTTCATCAATCGAAAAAGCATACGAGGTCTTCAGAGCAATGATGGCATCCATTAATCAAGCTGTGGATAAGTCGAAGATTGTAAGAATTCTGGAACTTGAAATGATCAGGAAAGACGGTTCCACTGTGTGGACTGAAGTAAAAACCTCACTGATTTTGGATGATAATGGCAATGCTTCAGGAATTTTGGGTGTCACAAGGGATATTTCTGTAAGGAAGCAGACTATGGATGAGCTTCGGAAACTTACCAGAGCCATCGAACAAAGCCCTGTTTCTGTTGTAATCACTGATCTGAATGGAAGTATCGAGTATGCTAACCCTAAATTCTCGGAGATAACGGGATATTCGCTTGAGGAATCAAAAGGCTGCAATCCCAGGATTCTGAAGACCGGTTATACAAGGGATGAAGAATATAAAAAACTTTGGGAACAAATTACTTCAGGAGGAGAATGGCGGGGTGAATTTCAGAATAAACGTAAAGACGGGTCAACGTACTGGGAGAATGCAATTATTTCGCCTATCCGCAATTCATTGGGAGAGATCACTCATTTTGTGGCTGTGAAGGAGGATGTCACCGAGAAAAAGCAGATCATGAATGAGCTTATCATTCAGAAGGAACATGCTGAAGAGAGTGACAGGCTTAAAACGGCTTTTATTCAGAATATATCTCATGAGATCAGGACACCATTGAATGCCATTGTGGGGTTTTCGTCTATACTTGCAAACAGTGATGTTCCGAATGAAAAGAGAAAAGAGTTTATCAAGATCATTGAAAACAGTAATGATCAGCTATTATCCATAATTTCAGGGATTATCAACATAGCGACTCTTGAATCGGGGATTGACAAGATTATTGAGAAAGAAACCGATCTCAATAATGTGATGCGCAATGTATATGCACAGCTGAAATCTTCTAAAAAAACACCTGACCTGGTTTTTGATCCCCCGGTTTTACCCGCTAAGAAAATTTTGTTGATAACGGATCCTGTAAAATTAATGCAGGTTCTTGTAAACCTGGTGGGAAATGCACTGAAGTTCACCTCCAAAGGTTATGTAAAATTCGGTTACTCTATACAGGATAATATTGTAAAATTTTTTGTTGAAGATACTGGGATTGGAATTCCGAACGATATGCAGGATCTGATTTTCCAGCGGTTCAGGCAATTAGACAACAGTTCAACAAGAAAATATGGAGGAACCGGTTTAGGTCTTGCCCTTTCAAAAGGATATGTTTCATTACTGGGTGGGAAGATCAGCCTGGTATCTGAGCCTGGTAAAGGGTCATACTTTTCTTTCACTATTCCCTACAAACCTGTTCTGTCTCACGGTTCAGGCCATGAAGATATTATCGGGCAGGTACCCCGGCTGAAAACGATTCTTGTGGCTGAAGACGAGCTAAACAGCTATTATTACATTCATCAGCTGCTTACCATGCATGAGAACAGGGTTGTGAGGGCATCAAACGGACTGGATGCCATTAACCGCTGTAAGGAGTCATTGCCTGACCTGGTACTTATGGATATTAAAATGCCTGTAATGGATGGACTTGAGGCAACAAGAATTATAAGGGAAAGCCATCCCGGGCTGCCTGTTATTGCTCTTACAGCTTTCGCTCTTGAGGCAGATAAAAAGCTCATCATGGAAACAGGCTTTGATGGTTTTATTGAAAAGCCCGTAAAGCCGGATAAACTCTTTGAAGTAATGATGAAAGTCCTTAACAATATAACCTGA
- a CDS encoding RagB/SusD family nutrient uptake outer membrane protein, with protein sequence MKNFKKYRVIFSFSLLLLLISTFSCKDFFDPEQEINITGDELYKDWYEYRSVEMGMYSLQQQLVEQLIVLGELRGDLLTVTPNADADLMEIYNFNVSKTNKYASPTNFFKLISACNNFINILEREHPEVKDQKAEISNYDKLYGEALCMRAWAYFTAVRIYGKVPFISSSLATMEEIEAFVNSPGTYIDSVHVIFSKDGYYNTDTIYNEPIVLEKKLYDTPMIIDYFTNELENNVKAVGVKHDIDRADATWEVTIWNPWAMHALLGQMYLTEGDLQKATYHFEAIVKNPAETERYQLTSTFSRYAWSNIFSEIDKNEHIFTIWFDKNYFQQNQLQNLFLPIPPYKYMLKPTKAAVHKWETTWMRQRIIRNNNPALTKMDPNQMGFPGDPYRGFGTSYIYLRNVGLSYYTPDVEYMLEMKAKHDTRTVNNIMEGMDTVVFKYYTGQYQDDARFILYRAGGIQLYLAEIYTYMIFNDHGTVKTNTGYAKGIVNDGYLYYSVDQNRLQLGVRGRVGLGSGDDQLTLDNIQYIHDPFTNEITGYLDLGSNFLKKQQIFEDQLVDERARELAFEGERFYDLMRVAKRRNDPSFLASRVAEKYPSGKREQVYNFLLDENNWYIHMFD encoded by the coding sequence ATGAAAAATTTCAAAAAGTATAGGGTAATCTTCTCCTTCAGCCTCCTACTCTTATTAATATCAACGTTCTCCTGTAAAGATTTCTTTGATCCGGAACAGGAAATTAATATTACGGGAGATGAATTATACAAGGACTGGTACGAGTATCGTTCGGTTGAAATGGGTATGTATTCTTTGCAGCAACAGTTGGTTGAGCAACTAATCGTGCTTGGAGAATTACGTGGGGATTTGCTGACTGTTACTCCTAATGCTGATGCCGACTTAATGGAAATTTACAATTTCAATGTTTCCAAAACCAATAAGTATGCATCCCCGACTAATTTCTTCAAGTTGATTTCTGCATGCAATAACTTCATTAATATTCTTGAAAGGGAACATCCTGAAGTAAAAGACCAGAAAGCTGAAATTTCAAATTATGACAAGCTATACGGTGAAGCACTCTGTATGCGGGCATGGGCTTATTTTACCGCTGTCAGAATATATGGAAAGGTACCCTTTATTAGTTCTTCTCTTGCTACGATGGAAGAAATAGAGGCTTTTGTGAATTCACCGGGAACCTATATTGACAGTGTACATGTGATATTCTCAAAGGACGGTTATTACAACACCGATACCATTTACAATGAGCCGATTGTACTTGAAAAGAAGTTGTATGATACTCCGATGATCATTGATTATTTCACAAATGAACTGGAGAATAACGTGAAAGCTGTAGGTGTAAAACATGACATTGACAGGGCAGATGCCACCTGGGAAGTTACCATCTGGAATCCGTGGGCTATGCATGCTTTGTTGGGCCAAATGTATCTGACAGAGGGCGACTTGCAGAAAGCTACGTATCATTTTGAGGCAATTGTTAAGAATCCCGCAGAAACTGAACGGTACCAGCTTACAAGTACCTTTTCAAGGTATGCATGGTCTAATATTTTTTCCGAGATCGATAAAAATGAACATATTTTTACAATCTGGTTTGATAAGAATTATTTCCAGCAAAACCAGCTGCAAAACCTGTTTTTACCGATTCCTCCTTATAAATACATGCTTAAACCTACAAAAGCCGCTGTGCATAAATGGGAAACCACATGGATGAGGCAAAGGATAATAAGGAATAATAACCCGGCGCTGACAAAGATGGACCCCAACCAGATGGGTTTTCCGGGTGATCCTTACAGGGGATTTGGTACTTCTTATATTTATCTCAGGAATGTCGGCCTTTCGTATTATACTCCCGATGTTGAATACATGCTTGAAATGAAAGCCAAACATGACACCCGCACCGTGAATAACATTATGGAGGGCATGGATACTGTTGTGTTTAAATATTATACCGGGCAATACCAGGATGACGCAAGGTTCATCTTATACCGTGCGGGAGGAATCCAGCTTTACCTGGCTGAGATATATACATACATGATTTTTAATGATCACGGTACAGTTAAAACAAATACAGGTTATGCGAAGGGAATTGTAAATGACGGTTACCTGTATTATTCAGTTGACCAGAATCGTCTTCAGTTAGGGGTTCGCGGCAGAGTAGGTCTTGGAAGCGGCGATGATCAGCTGACGCTTGATAATATCCAGTATATTCATGATCCATTTACAAATGAGATTACCGGTTATCTTGACCTGGGAAGTAACTTCCTTAAAAAACAACAGATTTTCGAGGATCAACTGGTTGATGAGCGCGCCAGAGAACTGGCCTTTGAAGGCGAAAGATTTTATGATCTGATGCGCGTGGCTAAACGCCGAAACGATCCTTCATTTCTTGCCAGCAGGGTTGCAGAAAAATATCCCTCGGGTAAACGCGAACAGGTTTATAACTTCCTTCTTGATGAAAATAATTGGTATATTCATATGTTTGATTAA
- a CDS encoding DUF4342 domain-containing protein, translating to MKAEENTNREYFRVSGDELLTKVKEIIKEGNATRIIIKNEKDETVVEFPLVVGAVGIVLAPLFAAVGAIAALATHCTIVVEKKA from the coding sequence ATGAAAGCAGAAGAAAATACAAACAGGGAATATTTCAGGGTGTCAGGTGATGAATTACTCACCAAGGTAAAAGAAATTATAAAGGAAGGAAATGCCACCCGCATCATCATCAAAAATGAAAAAGACGAGACGGTTGTTGAATTTCCACTTGTAGTTGGGGCAGTTGGAATTGTTCTCGCGCCGCTGTTTGCCGCGGTAGGAGCCATTGCCGCACTGGCTACGCATTGTACGATTGTGGTAGAGAAGAAAGCATAG
- a CDS encoding ATP-binding protein, whose translation MGKIHSLLFFVGLTAILIVGSLVYYYNEAKSIREDKLKELQAISELKISQISQWQKERYSEAGFFSKNKLVVDATEKLLLKPGRDTSLVSFFKPITSFDRYENIFITDTLANVVFSMNDQYVIDNVTQNHILQAKKQAGIYFSGFYYCTTHQKIHDDYVAPVKLNEKVLGFLVLRNDPERYLYPLIQKWPLPSRTSETILVVREGDSVVFVNDVRFIGNAALRYKEPLINNEIAAKAAVSGKIGLYEGLDYKGSKVLAFLSPVSGTPWFMVAKIDKKEVLAELKYRAIVVMAAVSGILIIASLGLILLNRSKETRLFKELYKTELAEKEAIQKLNETQEEVRLLNTRLEMLIDIIKDLTLAQTIEQSQQIIAASARELMHSDGASFVFLENDGCFYAEENAIEPLWKGKWFPLNDCISGYSMIKKEPVIVPDIYKDDRISTAHYSGTFVRSLMVVPVNTIEPLGAIGCYWKENYTPSEIEVRLMQTLADAASRTIDNILLYKNLEDRVKQRTIQLEEVNKELETFTYSVSHDLKAPLRGIDGYSKLLMDISESWLGEEPKQYLKSIRNSAKLMNELIEDLLEYSRVERNKISNQVIRIKNLVNSLLAVFQSSITTQYAISVNIPDREINADLRGLTIILRNFIENAIKFSGTKPQPEIVIDLNEDNAYWTISIKDNGIGFDMKYKRRIFEIFQRLHRSEDYPGTGIGLAIVAKAAQRMKCNVWAESVPSEGSVFYLQIPKTHQIPSEL comes from the coding sequence ATGGGCAAAATACATTCGCTGCTTTTTTTTGTCGGTTTAACAGCAATACTTATTGTCGGGAGTCTTGTATATTATTACAATGAGGCAAAATCAATCCGTGAAGATAAATTAAAAGAACTGCAGGCGATCTCTGAACTAAAGATCAGCCAGATAAGCCAATGGCAAAAGGAAAGATATTCAGAAGCCGGTTTTTTTTCAAAAAATAAACTGGTTGTTGATGCCACTGAAAAGCTGCTCCTGAAACCCGGAAGAGATACATCTCTGGTTTCATTCTTTAAGCCTATTACATCCTTTGACCGTTACGAAAATATTTTTATTACAGATACGCTGGCAAATGTAGTTTTCAGCATGAATGATCAATATGTGATCGATAACGTAACGCAAAACCATATTTTACAGGCCAAAAAGCAAGCAGGGATCTATTTCAGCGGATTTTATTACTGTACCACTCATCAGAAAATTCATGATGATTATGTAGCTCCGGTTAAACTGAATGAAAAAGTGCTTGGATTCCTTGTTCTCCGAAATGATCCGGAACGATATCTCTATCCGTTAATCCAGAAATGGCCCTTACCCAGCCGTACTTCAGAAACCATCCTTGTTGTTCGTGAAGGTGACAGTGTAGTATTTGTAAATGACGTCCGTTTTATCGGCAATGCTGCTCTTAGATATAAAGAACCGCTTATTAACAATGAGATCGCCGCTAAAGCTGCTGTTAGCGGCAAAATTGGTTTGTATGAAGGATTGGATTATAAAGGTTCAAAGGTACTTGCCTTCCTTAGTCCGGTAAGCGGTACACCCTGGTTCATGGTTGCCAAAATCGATAAAAAAGAAGTGCTGGCTGAATTAAAATACCGTGCAATTGTTGTTATGGCTGCTGTATCGGGGATATTAATTATTGCCTCACTCGGTCTGATTTTACTGAACCGGTCAAAAGAAACCAGGTTATTCAAAGAACTCTATAAGACTGAACTTGCTGAAAAAGAAGCAATACAAAAGCTAAATGAAACACAGGAAGAAGTAAGGCTTCTGAATACGAGGCTTGAAATGCTGATTGATATAATAAAGGACCTGACACTGGCTCAGACAATTGAGCAAAGCCAGCAAATTATTGCTGCTTCAGCCCGTGAGCTTATGCATTCGGATGGTGCATCCTTTGTCTTTCTTGAAAATGACGGATGCTTTTATGCTGAAGAGAATGCCATAGAACCCCTGTGGAAAGGAAAATGGTTCCCGTTAAACGATTGTATCAGTGGATATTCAATGATCAAAAAGGAACCGGTAATAGTTCCCGATATTTATAAAGACGACCGTATTTCGACTGCTCACTATTCAGGAACCTTTGTCCGTAGCTTAATGGTTGTTCCGGTTAATACAATTGAACCGCTTGGTGCCATCGGATGCTATTGGAAAGAAAATTATACTCCTTCGGAAATTGAAGTCCGGCTTATGCAAACCCTCGCCGATGCGGCTTCAAGAACCATTGACAATATTTTGTTATACAAAAATCTTGAAGACAGGGTAAAACAGAGGACCATTCAACTTGAAGAGGTAAATAAGGAACTTGAAACATTCACTTATTCTGTTTCCCATGATCTGAAAGCTCCCCTCCGGGGAATTGACGGTTACAGTAAGTTGCTTATGGATATCTCTGAAAGCTGGCTTGGTGAAGAACCTAAACAATACCTCAAATCAATAAGAAATTCAGCCAAATTAATGAATGAGCTGATTGAGGATTTGCTTGAATATTCGAGGGTGGAAAGAAACAAGATCTCAAATCAGGTCATCCGGATAAAAAACCTGGTAAACTCACTTCTGGCTGTCTTTCAAAGTTCAATTACAACCCAATATGCTATTTCAGTGAATATTCCTGACCGCGAAATCAATGCCGACCTTAGAGGACTTACCATTATCCTTAGGAATTTTATTGAAAATGCAATTAAATTTTCAGGAACAAAACCACAACCTGAAATAGTCATTGATCTGAACGAGGATAATGCTTACTGGACAATTTCAATAAAGGATAACGGGATTGGCTTTGACATGAAATATAAGAGAAGGATATTTGAAATATTCCAGCGGCTCCACAGGTCTGAAGACTACCCGGGAACGGGTATCGGACTTGCTATTGTAGCAAAAGCAGCACAAAGAATGAAATGTAATGTATGGGCGGAAAGTGTTCCGTCAGAAGGATCTGTATTTTACCTTCAAATACCCAAAACGCATCAGATACCATCTGAATTATGA
- a CDS encoding sugar phosphate isomerase/epimerase family protein: protein MNRRKFIETSGVAAGAAMLGKAGNASAAETKSVFPKISAAGKIKLGLYSISYGGIWYKGAAATFDELCKYAKDFGFDGVELDNKRPMGNPMDLDQRKRDDMKNSLAKYGLEIPCVAANNDFSSPLPEHRDCQLLMVKETARLAKDLGAKVVRLFAAWPGVPIHEGLGTYELTRGDQFYTFQRQYPFATWLDRYNFVKECLKEAAKMGEEFGVVMALQNHQPLIRTWKDTYDLVKEVNSPWLKICLDLPIMDKLDHDYVANAVRTVGNLQVHSHFGGEYYRDATGKIQPVVLSYYAGGKIPDYAHYISLMNEIGYNGWFTFELCHQVLNEDHTVAGIDYVHNQVKLAREYMGNILKG, encoded by the coding sequence ATGAACCGCAGAAAATTCATCGAAACTTCAGGAGTCGCAGCCGGAGCAGCCATGCTCGGTAAAGCAGGAAATGCATCAGCAGCAGAAACCAAAAGTGTTTTTCCAAAGATTTCAGCCGCCGGCAAAATTAAGCTGGGATTGTATTCCATATCTTACGGCGGTATCTGGTATAAAGGCGCTGCAGCAACGTTTGATGAATTGTGTAAGTATGCAAAAGATTTTGGATTCGACGGCGTTGAGCTGGATAACAAAAGACCAATGGGTAACCCGATGGACCTTGATCAGCGCAAACGCGACGATATGAAGAATTCACTTGCAAAATACGGGTTAGAAATTCCATGTGTTGCCGCAAATAATGATTTTTCAAGTCCCCTGCCGGAACACCGCGACTGCCAGCTTCTGATGGTAAAAGAAACGGCCAGGCTTGCAAAAGACCTTGGCGCAAAAGTGGTAAGGCTGTTCGCCGCGTGGCCCGGGGTTCCGATTCATGAGGGACTTGGAACTTATGAACTTACACGGGGCGACCAGTTTTATACTTTCCAGCGCCAGTACCCGTTTGCCACATGGCTCGACCGGTATAATTTTGTTAAGGAATGTTTAAAAGAAGCTGCAAAAATGGGAGAGGAGTTTGGCGTGGTCATGGCTTTGCAGAATCATCAGCCGCTGATCAGAACCTGGAAAGACACCTATGACCTGGTGAAGGAAGTCAATTCCCCATGGCTAAAAATATGCCTTGATCTGCCGATAATGGACAAACTCGATCATGATTATGTGGCTAATGCTGTGCGCACTGTTGGTAACCTGCAGGTGCATTCGCATTTCGGAGGGGAATATTACAGGGATGCAACTGGTAAGATACAACCGGTTGTTCTTTCTTATTACGCCGGCGGCAAAATACCGGATTATGCACATTATATTTCGCTCATGAATGAAATAGGTTATAACGGGTGGTTCACATTCGAATTATGCCACCAGGTGCTTAATGAAGACCACACTGTGGCCGGCATCGATTATGTACACAACCAGGTTAAATTGGCGAGGGAGTATATGGGGAATATTTTGAAAGGATAA